A part of Mycolicibacterium sp. TUM20985 genomic DNA contains:
- a CDS encoding D-cysteine desulfhydrase family protein, producing MTAIPTDRVMLGTWPTPLEPAPRLAAALGLQPEDLWLKRDDLTGLAAGGNKVRKLEWTMAAALAAGADTVITTGAAQSNHARLTAAAGAHLGLDVVLVFPGTRGASSAGNLALDELLGATIIWTGEQSGPSHDTLTVGAEEAAAKLRAQGRRPAIIPYGGSNAVGAHGYRLAAVEITDQRPAVDHVVCALGSGGMMAGLIVGLGPQRVLGVHTGAVDDPWAQVAGLLRDMDHPVDPDALRLRTDQVGDGYDALTSAAAQAIITAARTEGLILDPVYTARALAGLTAEVRDGAIRPGQTVVFLASGGLPGLFGHPALAELLAQAKE from the coding sequence ATGACCGCCATACCGACTGACCGGGTAATGCTGGGCACTTGGCCCACGCCGCTCGAACCAGCCCCTCGTCTCGCCGCGGCCCTCGGCCTGCAGCCCGAGGATCTGTGGCTCAAACGCGACGATCTCACCGGTCTCGCGGCCGGGGGGAACAAGGTTCGCAAACTCGAGTGGACCATGGCGGCCGCACTTGCCGCGGGCGCCGACACGGTGATCACCACTGGCGCAGCGCAATCCAACCACGCCCGCCTGACCGCGGCCGCAGGCGCACACCTCGGTCTCGACGTCGTCCTCGTCTTCCCGGGGACACGAGGAGCGTCATCCGCCGGGAACCTCGCGCTCGACGAACTCCTTGGTGCCACCATCATCTGGACCGGTGAGCAATCGGGACCATCGCACGACACCCTCACGGTCGGTGCCGAGGAGGCCGCTGCGAAATTGCGGGCCCAGGGACGCCGACCGGCCATCATTCCCTATGGGGGCTCCAATGCCGTTGGGGCACACGGTTACCGCCTCGCGGCGGTGGAGATCACCGACCAGCGTCCCGCCGTCGACCACGTGGTCTGCGCCCTCGGCTCGGGCGGCATGATGGCGGGCTTGATCGTGGGCCTCGGCCCGCAACGCGTCCTCGGCGTGCACACCGGCGCCGTCGACGATCCGTGGGCGCAGGTCGCCGGACTCCTTCGCGACATGGACCACCCGGTCGATCCAGACGCCCTGCGCCTCCGCACCGATCAGGTCGGGGACGGCTACGACGCCCTGACTTCGGCTGCAGCGCAGGCGATCATCACCGCCGCCCGCACCGAGGGCCTGATCCTCGATCCCGTCTACACCGCCCGCGCGCTGGCTGGGCTCACCGCCGAAGTCCGCGACGGCGCGATACGGCCCGGCCAGACCGTCGTGTTCCTCGCCAGCGGGGGCCTGCCCGGTTTGTTCGGTCACCCCGCGCTGGCGGAACTCCTCGCACAGGCGAAGGAGTAG
- a CDS encoding phospholipase D-like domain-containing protein yields MTTAERSHDEVVSRTGDRLLVPGETCWRTARADRFAPIVDGADYLAHVKAAMLQAKRRIILIGWDLDHRVTFESGDTTLPGPNHLALFLHWLLWQRRDLEVYLLKSNLRLLPTFDGFWFGIGPVSLLNQITSRRLNFAVDGAHPLGAVHHQKIVVIDDAVAFCGGIDVTLGRWDTRAHAPNDPGRRSAGEAYGPRHEVAVAVDGAAARVLAEQARDRWSGATGQTLEPLEPGESSPWPPRLQPAVRDVEVGVARTMPSLPGRDEVREVEALNLAAIAAARDVIYLENQYLAARGLAEALAERLREPDGPEVVIVLPRSSESRLEKQSMDSARERLVRMLWDADLHGRFGVYWPAVKGGESVYVHSKVLVIDDRLLRIGSSNLNNRSLGFDSECDVAIEALEGRDDVTQHIASLRADLAAEHLGVSLEVFRAEEASRGSFLQAIEALRGTGRSLRKFTEFMVSADASPFAENDLMDPDHVPSSVAESLCTLVAGLIAWPITKFAPGMWSLVRAAADRATPR; encoded by the coding sequence GTGACGACGGCAGAACGATCGCACGATGAGGTGGTCAGCCGGACGGGTGATCGGCTGCTGGTGCCGGGGGAGACGTGCTGGCGCACGGCACGCGCTGACCGGTTCGCGCCGATCGTCGACGGGGCAGACTATCTCGCTCACGTGAAGGCCGCCATGCTGCAGGCCAAGCGCCGGATCATCTTGATCGGTTGGGATCTGGACCACCGCGTCACGTTCGAATCGGGCGACACCACGCTGCCTGGTCCGAACCACCTGGCGCTGTTCCTGCACTGGCTTCTGTGGCAGCGCCGAGACCTCGAGGTGTATTTACTGAAGTCCAATCTGCGGCTACTGCCGACCTTCGACGGATTCTGGTTCGGGATCGGACCGGTGTCACTGCTCAACCAGATCACCTCGCGGCGACTGAACTTCGCCGTCGACGGGGCGCACCCACTGGGCGCGGTGCACCACCAGAAGATCGTGGTGATCGACGATGCGGTGGCCTTCTGCGGCGGCATCGACGTCACCCTCGGGCGCTGGGACACCCGGGCCCACGCTCCAAACGATCCCGGCCGACGGAGCGCCGGCGAAGCCTACGGCCCGCGCCACGAGGTGGCCGTGGCGGTGGACGGCGCCGCTGCCCGCGTGCTGGCCGAACAAGCACGTGACCGGTGGTCCGGCGCGACCGGTCAGACGCTGGAGCCGCTGGAGCCGGGCGAATCGTCGCCCTGGCCGCCACGGCTGCAGCCGGCGGTGCGTGATGTCGAGGTCGGTGTCGCCCGAACCATGCCCTCACTGCCGGGACGGGACGAGGTTCGGGAGGTGGAGGCCTTGAACCTGGCAGCCATCGCGGCCGCCCGCGACGTGATCTACCTGGAGAACCAGTACCTGGCGGCGCGCGGCCTGGCTGAGGCGCTCGCGGAGCGCCTTCGCGAACCGGACGGCCCCGAAGTGGTGATCGTGCTGCCCCGCAGCTCCGAGAGTCGTCTCGAGAAGCAGTCGATGGACAGCGCGCGCGAGCGGCTGGTGCGCATGCTGTGGGACGCCGATCTGCATGGCCGGTTCGGGGTGTACTGGCCCGCGGTCAAGGGCGGCGAGTCGGTATACGTGCACTCCAAGGTCCTGGTGATCGACGACCGGCTGCTGCGCATCGGATCGTCGAACCTCAACAACCGCTCCCTGGGTTTCGACAGCGAATGCGACGTGGCAATCGAGGCGCTGGAGGGTCGCGACGACGTGACCCAGCACATCGCGAGCCTGCGCGCCGACCTGGCCGCCGAGCACCTGGGCGTGTCGCTGGAGGTGTTCCGGGCCGAAGAGGCTTCGCGGGGCTCGTTCCTCCAAGCGATCGAGGCGCTGCGCGGTACTGGCCGCTCGCTGCGGAAGTTCACCGAGTTCATGGTGTCGGCCGACGCGAGTCCGTTCGCCGAAAACGACCTGATGGACCCCGATCACGTGCCGTCGTCGGTTGCCGAGAGCCTGTGCACGCTGGTGGCCGGTTTGATCGCCTGGCCGATCACCAAGTTCGCGCCCGGGATGTGGTCCCTGGTTCGGGCCGCGGCCGATCGGGCGACGCCGCGGTAG
- a CDS encoding hemerythrin domain-containing protein: MADIIDLIYADHDWLRRQFFRLDDASAPDELAAIWDQLSARLDAHADAEETVFYPALLKHGGRDDPGNRQGDPRDETEDAITDHNAIRDAVRDSRRHAPGSPEWFEAVFKARAENGEHLEEEEREAMPDFIKSASLQIRHELGMKWLQFYARHDSTEGIDNSDKDADAYLDEHG; encoded by the coding sequence GTGGCCGACATCATCGATTTGATCTACGCCGACCACGACTGGCTTCGTCGCCAGTTCTTCCGGCTCGACGACGCCTCGGCTCCCGACGAGCTCGCGGCCATCTGGGATCAGTTGAGTGCCCGCCTCGACGCCCACGCGGACGCGGAGGAAACGGTGTTCTACCCGGCCCTGCTGAAGCACGGGGGTCGTGACGATCCGGGAAACCGCCAGGGGGACCCGAGGGACGAGACCGAAGACGCGATTACCGATCACAACGCCATTCGCGACGCCGTACGCGATTCCCGCCGACACGCACCCGGCAGCCCGGAGTGGTTCGAAGCCGTCTTCAAGGCCCGCGCCGAGAACGGTGAGCACCTCGAGGAGGAAGAACGCGAGGCGATGCCCGACTTCATCAAGAGCGCGTCACTGCAAATCCGCCACGAGTTGGGCATGAAGTGGCTTCAGTTCTACGCTCGGCACGACTCGACTGAGGGCATCGACAATTCGGACAAGGACGCCGACGCCTACCTCGACGAGCACGGCTGA
- a CDS encoding MFS transporter — protein MSAAPAAVGFRSERGPVLISVMLSTGLVAIDATVLATAIPSIVGELGGFHQFPWLFSAYLLGQAVTTPVYAKLSDLFGRKPILLLGIGLFLVGSILCAAAWNMLALIVFRAVQGLGAGAVQPTAMTIVGDIYTVAERARVQGYLASVWAVSSVVGPMLGGVFSQLGIWRGVFLVNIPLCVLAAWMFHRHFHETVTPRHSKVDILGAVLLTSSMTSLVLAVLGGGQSWPWTSAQSIGAFTAGAVLLVAFVVAERRAPEPILPLWVFSRRLLCATTVVAFGVGAILMGLTSYVPTYLEGSLNTTPIVAGLALAALTIGWPATAAVAGRFYLRWGFKRTAFIGATLVVGGSAVLAAVANRPNVAIVAVVCFVIGAGMGLLAMPTLIAAQASVDWHERGVVTGTNMFARSLGSALGVAIFGAIANSIFGSGDIHSIGPAAIRSGSAAVFAAVLVVAVATSVAVLAMPRTPVSDHAAPVRE, from the coding sequence ATGTCCGCTGCACCGGCCGCGGTCGGTTTCCGCTCCGAGCGGGGACCGGTGCTCATCTCGGTCATGCTCAGCACCGGACTGGTCGCCATCGATGCGACGGTCCTGGCGACCGCCATCCCGTCGATCGTCGGGGAGTTGGGTGGTTTCCATCAGTTCCCCTGGTTGTTCTCGGCATACCTGCTGGGCCAAGCCGTCACCACACCCGTCTACGCGAAGCTCTCCGACCTGTTCGGCCGCAAACCCATCCTGCTGCTCGGGATCGGCCTGTTCCTGGTGGGATCGATCCTGTGTGCCGCGGCGTGGAACATGCTGGCCCTGATCGTGTTTCGGGCAGTCCAGGGCCTGGGTGCCGGCGCGGTGCAACCTACGGCGATGACGATCGTCGGTGACATCTATACCGTGGCCGAACGTGCCAGGGTGCAGGGCTATCTGGCGAGCGTGTGGGCCGTATCGTCGGTCGTCGGGCCGATGCTGGGCGGCGTGTTCTCTCAGCTCGGGATTTGGCGGGGCGTATTCCTCGTCAACATCCCGCTCTGCGTGCTGGCGGCGTGGATGTTCCACCGGCACTTCCACGAAACCGTCACGCCGCGCCACAGCAAGGTCGACATCCTGGGCGCGGTGCTGCTCACCTCGTCGATGACCTCGCTCGTGCTCGCCGTCCTCGGCGGAGGTCAATCCTGGCCATGGACGTCGGCACAGAGCATCGGCGCGTTCACCGCCGGAGCCGTGCTGTTGGTGGCCTTCGTGGTTGCGGAGCGCCGGGCACCCGAGCCGATCCTGCCGCTGTGGGTGTTCTCCCGCCGACTGCTGTGTGCCACCACCGTCGTCGCGTTCGGTGTCGGCGCCATCCTCATGGGCCTGACCTCCTACGTGCCGACCTATCTCGAGGGCTCATTGAACACCACCCCCATCGTCGCCGGTCTTGCGTTGGCCGCGTTGACGATTGGCTGGCCGGCAACTGCAGCCGTGGCCGGCCGGTTCTATCTGCGATGGGGTTTCAAGCGCACCGCGTTCATCGGCGCCACGCTGGTCGTCGGCGGATCAGCGGTACTCGCCGCGGTGGCGAACAGACCCAATGTCGCCATCGTCGCCGTGGTCTGTTTCGTGATCGGCGCCGGTATGGGACTGCTGGCGATGCCGACGTTGATCGCGGCGCAGGCGAGCGTCGACTGGCACGAACGCGGCGTGGTCACGGGCACCAACATGTTCGCGCGCTCGCTGGGTAGTGCTCTCGGTGTGGCGATCTTCGGGGCGATCGCGAACTCGATCTTCGGCTCTGGCGACATCCACTCGATCGGTCCGGCGGCCATCCGGTCGGGGTCGGCGGCAGTGTTCGCAGCAGTGCTGGTCGTTGCCGTCGCCACCTCCGTCGCAGTGCTCGCGATGCCCCGCACCCCCGTGTCAGATCACGCTGCGCCCGTGCGGGAGTGA
- a CDS encoding nuclear transport factor 2 family protein, with amino-acid sequence MSTPTKTAVDDLASVHAFTRDWATAWNSRDGAAVAALCAGDLVYDEPALGDTVHGRQPIEDFVNHLAGAFPDYAFSLQGLYAEVSRPAVLVAWEFTGILAGTECTVRFHGDDRLEFDDDGQISAYRCLYDNDLVNKQIAAARQQ; translated from the coding sequence ATGAGCACTCCAACCAAGACAGCCGTCGACGATCTCGCCTCGGTCCACGCATTCACCCGCGATTGGGCGACCGCCTGGAACAGTCGTGACGGTGCAGCGGTCGCCGCACTGTGCGCCGGGGATCTGGTGTATGACGAACCCGCACTTGGCGATACGGTCCACGGCCGTCAGCCCATCGAGGACTTCGTCAACCACCTGGCAGGGGCCTTCCCCGACTACGCGTTCTCGCTACAGGGCCTCTATGCCGAGGTGAGCCGACCCGCGGTACTGGTCGCGTGGGAGTTCACCGGAATCCTCGCGGGAACCGAGTGCACGGTTCGATTCCACGGGGATGACCGTCTCGAGTTCGACGACGATGGGCAGATTAGCGCGTACCGGTGCCTGTACGACAACGACCTCGTCAACAAGCAGATTGCGGCGGCTCGCCAGCAGTGA
- a CDS encoding TetR/AcrR family transcriptional regulator, protein MTSAPARRTGRKPASTRRAEIIDAAAVQFALSGLAGTSLESIAARVEVSHPRIVQMFGSKRALFLDVLAAAYEQIGVEFTRAAAVSTDGVVPLLDLGQAYRRLLVRDGNIALVILQGYAAAGDETVRSAAARHHGDLEKRIATISGANDFDVRTFIATGLVVTVSTALGLRSRRKDDAWAATLLNPAD, encoded by the coding sequence GTGACGTCCGCCCCAGCACGGCGCACGGGTCGCAAGCCGGCCTCCACCCGACGAGCCGAGATCATCGACGCGGCGGCGGTTCAGTTTGCACTGAGCGGCCTGGCGGGCACCAGCCTTGAATCCATCGCGGCGCGCGTAGAGGTCTCGCACCCGCGCATCGTGCAGATGTTCGGCTCCAAACGCGCCTTGTTCCTCGACGTCCTGGCAGCCGCCTACGAGCAGATCGGCGTGGAATTCACCCGGGCCGCAGCAGTTTCGACAGATGGTGTCGTCCCTCTGCTCGACCTCGGTCAGGCGTACCGTCGCCTCCTGGTTCGCGATGGCAACATCGCCCTAGTGATCCTCCAGGGGTACGCCGCCGCAGGTGACGAGACGGTTAGGAGTGCCGCGGCGCGCCACCACGGCGATCTCGAGAAGAGGATCGCGACCATCAGCGGTGCAAATGACTTCGACGTACGCACATTCATCGCCACCGGACTCGTCGTCACCGTCTCGACTGCCCTGGGGCTGCGCAGCCGCAGGAAGGACGACGCCTGGGCGGCAACTCTTCTGAATCCGGCCGACTGA
- a CDS encoding SDR family NAD(P)-dependent oxidoreductase, which produces MGSLDGKVAIVTGTSRGVGDGIAEELLRAGATVVGCSRSPLDELPAVTRVPGGRERSAQWVCDQGDYHAIDAFVRRVADEYGRIDILVNNAGGTVPSPSVDAVPELVQRIQGSPRSDGDFERSVLFHAFAIQMNLVSPLWFAIRAAPEMRRGGGGSIINISSGAGHPAGSPTLVSYGAAKSGLNHLTRSLAQEWGPRIRVNCLALGPTMTENFRDFVLPSDDKDGSEYFTKVPLKRAGGADEVGRTVVFLCSGQADYVNGTTIEIDGGMLPGVLYDAGLKTITDLM; this is translated from the coding sequence ATGGGTTCGTTGGATGGCAAGGTCGCCATCGTCACCGGCACCAGCCGTGGCGTCGGAGACGGGATCGCCGAGGAGTTGTTGCGAGCGGGCGCCACCGTCGTCGGCTGTTCGCGGTCACCGCTCGACGAGCTACCCGCGGTGACCCGGGTCCCCGGTGGCCGCGAGAGGTCCGCGCAGTGGGTGTGCGACCAGGGTGACTACCACGCCATCGATGCCTTCGTGCGCCGCGTCGCCGATGAGTATGGCCGCATCGACATCCTGGTCAACAACGCCGGTGGCACCGTCCCGAGCCCCAGTGTCGACGCCGTTCCCGAACTGGTGCAACGCATTCAGGGAAGCCCGCGCAGCGACGGCGACTTCGAGCGCAGCGTGCTGTTTCACGCCTTCGCCATTCAGATGAACCTCGTCAGCCCGTTGTGGTTCGCCATCCGGGCCGCACCCGAGATGCGCCGTGGCGGTGGGGGCTCGATCATCAACATCTCCAGCGGGGCAGGACATCCGGCAGGATCGCCGACACTGGTGTCCTATGGCGCAGCGAAGTCCGGTCTCAACCATCTGACGCGGTCACTCGCCCAGGAGTGGGGGCCTCGGATTCGCGTGAACTGTCTCGCCCTGGGGCCCACCATGACCGAGAACTTCCGTGACTTCGTGCTGCCATCCGATGACAAGGACGGGAGCGAGTACTTCACGAAGGTGCCCCTCAAACGCGCGGGCGGCGCCGACGAGGTCGGCCGGACCGTGGTCTTCCTGTGCAGCGGGCAAGCTGATTACGTCAACGGGACGACCATCGAGATCGACGGGGGCATGCTCCCGGGCGTCCTCTACGACGCCGGGCTGAAGACGATCACCGATCTGATGTGA
- a CDS encoding NAD(P)H-dependent amine dehydrogenase family protein, which produces MLRVIQFSTGNVGQHALRHIIEHPALELVGVYASSPAKVGRDAADLCGLDQPTGITATDDLEALAALHADCVVYTSQGETRATEALAELTGFLRSGTNVVATSLVWLVNPASADPWLREPLEAACHEGGTTMYVNGIDPGFSGDMLPFAALSLCQSATSVTVQEVFDYGTYDDAEFTGLSFGFGFTPEQDPPLMFLPGVLRSIWGGPVQHLAECLGIELDEIRERHETWVTPEPIDCAMVHVDPGHIAAVRFAVEGIKDQTPVIVMEHVNRLTAAAAPGWPYPPEGRGGVHRVVVTGRPGVEINTHVGSGDIDQNEGGVIATAAKAVNSVAAVCAAPPGMISLRDLPIAQVHGLMR; this is translated from the coding sequence ATGCTCAGAGTGATTCAGTTCTCGACGGGTAACGTCGGCCAGCACGCGTTGCGCCACATCATCGAGCACCCCGCCCTCGAACTGGTCGGCGTGTACGCCAGCAGCCCGGCCAAGGTCGGCCGCGACGCAGCAGATCTCTGCGGTCTGGATCAGCCCACCGGGATCACCGCCACCGACGACCTCGAGGCCTTGGCGGCACTGCACGCCGACTGCGTCGTGTACACCTCCCAGGGCGAAACGCGCGCGACCGAGGCGCTGGCGGAGCTCACCGGGTTCCTGCGCAGCGGCACGAACGTGGTGGCGACGTCACTCGTCTGGCTGGTCAATCCCGCATCAGCCGACCCGTGGCTGCGCGAGCCACTGGAGGCCGCCTGCCACGAGGGGGGGACCACCATGTACGTCAACGGCATCGACCCGGGGTTCTCCGGAGACATGCTGCCGTTCGCTGCGCTGAGCCTGTGCCAGTCCGCGACGTCGGTGACGGTCCAGGAAGTCTTCGACTACGGCACCTACGACGACGCCGAGTTCACCGGCCTCAGTTTCGGATTCGGCTTCACACCCGAGCAGGATCCGCCACTGATGTTCCTCCCCGGGGTACTGCGCTCGATCTGGGGCGGACCCGTGCAGCACCTGGCCGAATGCCTCGGTATCGAGCTCGACGAGATCCGCGAGCGCCATGAAACCTGGGTGACGCCGGAGCCGATCGACTGCGCCATGGTGCACGTCGACCCAGGTCACATCGCAGCGGTGCGGTTCGCCGTCGAGGGCATCAAGGACCAGACGCCCGTCATCGTCATGGAACACGTGAACCGCCTTACCGCGGCCGCGGCTCCCGGTTGGCCCTATCCACCAGAAGGCCGGGGTGGTGTGCACCGCGTCGTCGTGACCGGCAGACCGGGTGTCGAGATCAACACCCACGTGGGGTCGGGTGACATCGATCAGAACGAAGGCGGTGTCATCGCCACCGCGGCGAAGGCGGTCAACTCCGTCGCCGCGGTGTGCGCGGCACCACCCGGGATGATCTCGCTGCGCGATCTACCGATCGCACAAGTCCACGGCCTGATGAGGTGA
- a CDS encoding TetR-like C-terminal domain-containing protein: MAIEDRRERERSARRRLIISTARTLAEAEGWDAVTTRRLAAEIEYSQPVLYKHFTGMEQIAEAIAIDGFGELAEVIRAARSDADAAEAALIRIAHAYLEFARDNPAVYDVMFSRATTLLFANQDTAPELNAAFAEMRQAVALAAEDPDADSLTEVFFSALHGMVTLGRGGRLRSGLDLERVRLLVERFTSP, encoded by the coding sequence ATGGCCATCGAGGATCGGCGCGAGCGGGAGCGGTCCGCCCGGCGACGCCTGATCATCTCCACTGCCCGCACCTTGGCCGAGGCCGAAGGCTGGGACGCGGTCACCACCCGCCGGTTGGCCGCGGAGATCGAATACAGCCAGCCCGTGTTGTACAAGCACTTCACCGGAATGGAACAGATCGCCGAAGCCATCGCCATCGACGGGTTCGGTGAACTGGCCGAGGTCATTCGGGCTGCCCGCTCGGATGCCGACGCGGCCGAGGCCGCCCTGATCCGAATTGCGCACGCCTATCTCGAATTCGCCCGCGACAATCCGGCGGTTTACGACGTGATGTTCAGCCGCGCAACCACTTTGCTCTTCGCCAACCAGGACACGGCACCGGAGTTGAACGCTGCCTTCGCCGAGATGCGCCAAGCGGTCGCCCTCGCCGCCGAGGACCCGGACGCCGATTCGCTGACCGAGGTGTTCTTCAGTGCACTGCACGGCATGGTCACCCTCGGCCGCGGCGGCCGACTACGGTCCGGCCTCGACTTGGAGCGCGTGCGACTGCTCGTCGAACGATTCACCAGCCCGTGA
- a CDS encoding DUF1772 domain-containing protein has protein sequence MVLENIARVTALIAVLATAVVYGTDVFCAMVLRPALARVDDAAVVAVMGHVHRYGDRRMPVPGVLGVLGAALSTALAAMALQWTQAFAAGTALVLLVIWLVLYTRVSAPINRQMTAATDASRALPNSRALQAKWDSVINTRAVLQGLAVAGLCVVLMT, from the coding sequence ATGGTCCTGGAGAACATCGCCCGCGTTACCGCGCTTATCGCAGTGCTCGCAACTGCGGTCGTCTATGGCACCGATGTCTTCTGCGCGATGGTGCTGCGGCCGGCCCTGGCTCGCGTCGACGACGCCGCGGTCGTGGCGGTCATGGGACACGTGCACCGCTACGGAGATCGCCGCATGCCAGTGCCTGGAGTGCTGGGGGTCCTCGGCGCCGCGTTGAGTACGGCACTCGCCGCCATGGCGCTGCAGTGGACGCAGGCTTTCGCTGCCGGCACCGCGCTGGTCCTGCTGGTGATCTGGCTGGTGCTCTACACCCGGGTGAGTGCACCCATCAATAGGCAGATGACGGCCGCCACCGACGCCAGCAGGGCGCTACCGAATAGCCGCGCCCTGCAGGCCAAGTGGGACTCCGTCATCAACACCCGCGCCGTGCTGCAAGGCCTGGCAGTGGCGGGCCTGTGCGTGGTGCTGATGACCTGA
- a CDS encoding DUF4267 domain-containing protein translates to MTVTTTIGYVLAGLLAAGIIFIGIRFLVAPRVAAAGYGVLSELDQSSARAYTSVKGVRDIATGLFVIILMLAGATRLLGCVMLAATIIPIADALIVLRSGGPRSIAWGVHGATAAVMLITTALLLVA, encoded by the coding sequence ATGACCGTCACCACCACGATCGGCTACGTACTCGCCGGACTGCTCGCCGCGGGCATCATCTTCATCGGGATCCGCTTCCTCGTCGCCCCGCGCGTCGCCGCCGCCGGCTACGGCGTGCTCTCCGAACTCGACCAGTCATCCGCACGTGCCTACACGAGCGTCAAGGGCGTCCGCGACATCGCTACGGGGCTGTTCGTCATCATCCTGATGCTCGCGGGTGCGACGCGCCTCCTCGGATGCGTGATGTTGGCCGCGACCATCATTCCGATCGCTGACGCACTGATCGTGCTGCGCAGTGGTGGCCCCAGGTCGATTGCCTGGGGAGTGCACGGCGCCACCGCCGCCGTCATGCTCATCACCACCGCCCTGCTGCTGGTCGCCTGA